Proteins co-encoded in one Ictalurus punctatus breed USDA103 chromosome 18, Coco_2.0, whole genome shotgun sequence genomic window:
- the nlrc3l1 gene encoding NLR family CARD domain-containing protein 3, with product MEDEDAMSSDNSVPFGYGASAYGSEAEEDEEAVEIHRALALQTMEWESFTDRYDVERAASPAPSYGSMHSDDWSGAVADNQCKIVLHRQDSSASSCGSSSCDEKPEEEPKQEEMTQEKPSGAPPPKPELLIDPNEKRHPALTVDFAFKVLQSSLQQLSKENFRRFKRILWEHYPERFRDQLDSLDIIDLVDKMLELCDIEVSLKITLVLLNNMNLKKIAEQLQGLCKRNEVRYELKNTLRRMYKHVYEGLTQEGQPLENVYTDLYITDGGKAAVNSEHEFRQIQELQEDSRSKTNPLSFTDIFDPEVVVRRHIRTVITKGSPGIGKSFLVQKFILDWAEGRSHQDIFFLLPLPFRELNQVTEETIGFMDLICRFYPEMKEVDNLDFEGCQVMFICDGLDEFTTPINFRNIAYWCDHKEPTKIDILIANLIRGNLLYSAYVWVTTRPVTVNIIHAEFIHQLLEVRGFSNEQREAYFRKTIPEKGKAESVIAHIKSNKTLYIMCHMPQFCWVVRILLEKALQSGEFPKGLTHFYTYLLHLHIKMRGEKLLSQDPEFFMKLGKMAFQLLENEVFRIEKEHWTEYGLEAEDAVITAGLCTQFNREKFMMYHEKVDCFIHPTMQEYLAALYVFLSFKNHKKNVLEGQNFNVFSGSKVDLVDLHKSAVDKALQAQNGNYDLFLRFLLGMSTEANQELLGILHSSIGSYQQAKEKTASYIKKKIKMHPDRLENLQRCIDELSSYP from the exons ATGGAGGACGAAGACGCGATGTCGTCGGATAACAGCGTGCCTTTCGGCTACGGAGCTTCAGCATACGGCAGTGAGGCTGAAGAAGATGAGGAAGCTGTCGAAATCCACAGAGCGCTAGCGCTCCAGACCATGGAGTGGGAATCATTCACAGACAG ATATGACGTGGAGCGAGCCGCATCACCTGCTCCCAGTTATGGATCGATGCACAGCGATGATTGGTCAGGAGCAGTGGCTGATAATCAGTGTAAGATCGTGCTGCACAGACAAGACTCTTCAGCATCAAGCTGTGGCTCTTCTTCCTGTGATGAGAAGCCAGAAGAAGAACCCAAACAAGAAGAAAT GACACAAGAAAAACCAAGTGGTGCTCCTCCTCCTAAGCCAGAGCTATTAATTGATCCTAATGAGAAACGGCACCCTGCCCTGACTGTTGATTTCGCCTTTAAG GTCCTCCAGAGCAGCCTGCAGCAACTTTCAAAGGAGAATTTCAGACGCTTTAAGAGAATCCTGTgggaacattacccagagcgcTTTCGAGATCAGCTTGACAGCTTGGACATTATAGATTTGGTGGATAAAATGTTGGAGCTCTGTGACATAGAGGTGTCTCTGAAGATCACACTGGTGCTCCTGAATAAcatgaacttaaaaaaaattgctgagCAACTGCAGGGACTGTGCAAGAGAA ATGAAGTCCGTTATGAGTTGAAAAATACACTGAGAAGGATGTATAAGCATGTTTATGAAGGCCTGACCCAGGAAGGACAACCTTTAGAGAACGTGTACACAGACCTTTACATTACAGACGGTGGCAAAGCTGCAGTGAACAGCGAGCATGAGTTTAGGCAGATACAAGAGCTGCAAGAGGATAGCCGCAGCAAGACAAATCCACTATCCTTCACAGACATATTTGATCCTGAGGTTGTTGTGAGGAGGCACATAAGGACGGTGATAACTAAAGGAAGTCCAGGAATTGGCAAATCGTTTCTAGTTCAGAAGTTTATCTTAGACTGGGCAGAAGGCAGATCACACCAAGACATCTTTTTTCTGCTTCCTCTGCCGTTCAGGGAGTTGAACCAGGTGACAGAGGAAACAATAGGCTTCATGGATTTAATCTGCAGATTCTATCCAGAGATGAAAGAAGTAGATAACCTTGATTTTGAAGGCTGCCAGGTGATGTTCATCTGTGATGGCTTGGACGAGTTCACTACTCCCATTAACTTTCGCAACATTGCATACTGGTGTGACCACAAAGAGCCAAcaaaaattgacattttaatCGCCAACCTGATCAGGGGAAACCTGTTGTACTCTGCTTATGTGTGGGTGACCACTCGACCCGTAACAGTCAACATTATCCATGCTGAATTCATCCACCAGTTATTAGAGGTTCGTGGGTTTTCAAATGAACAGAGAGAAGCCTACTTCAGGAAGACAATCCCTGAGAAGGGGAAAGCAGAAAGTGTCATTGCTCACATCAAGTCCAACAAAACACTCTATATTATGTGCCACATGCCACAGTTCTGCTGGGTGGTGCGCATATTGCTTGAGAAGGCTCTCCAAAGTGGGGAATTTCCTAAAGGTCTTACCCATTTCTACACTTACCTGCTGCACCTGCATATAAAGATGCGAGGAGAGAAGCTGCTGTCACAAGACCCAGAGTTCTTCATGAAGCTTGGGAAGATGGCCTTCCAGCTACTTGAGAATGAGGTGTTCAGGATCGAGAAAGAGCACTGGACAGAGTACGGTCTGGAAGCTGAAGATGCTGTGATCACCGCAGGCCTCTGCACACAGTTCAACCGTGAGAAATTTATGATGTATCATGAGAAAGTGGACTGCTTCATTCATCCAACGATGCAGGAGTACTTGGCGGCTCTTTACGTCTTCCTTTCTTTCAAGAACCACAAGAAGAACGTTCTGGAAGGTCAAAATTTTAATGTGTTCTCAGGCTCAAAAGTGGATCTTGTGGATTTGCATAAGAGTGCTGTAGACAAAGCATTAcaagcccaaaatggcaacTATGACCTCTTCCTACGTTTTCTCTTGGGCATGTCAACAGAAGCCAACCAGGAGCTGCTTGGCATCTTGCATTCCAGCATAGGGTCTTACCAGCAAGCTAAGGAAAAGACAGCATCCTACATCAAAAAGAAGATCAAGATGCATCCTGATAGGCTAGAAAACCTTCAGAGATGCATAGATGAACTTTCCTCTTATCCATAA
- the mrps12 gene encoding 28S ribosomal protein S12, mitochondrial-like encodes MAFLGNLRPMLSSVLQASQCVFPWSAPLLTRTMATLNQMHRQGKPSPPPKKLGATFGRPQLKAVVLKTMIRKPKKPNSANRKCARVRLSNGKEAVVFIPGEGHNLQEHNVVLVQGGRTQDLPGVKLTVVRGKYDCAHVVKKKH; translated from the exons ATGGCTTTTCTTGGGAATCTGAGGCCAATGCTGTCTTCAGTCTTGCAAG CCTCCCAGTGTGTGTTCCCCTGGTCTGCACCTCTCTTAACCAGGACCATGGCTACACTCAATCAGATGCATCGCCAGGGCAAACCATCCCCACCTCCCAAAAAGCTTGGTGCCACATTTGGTCGCCCGCAACTGAAGGCTGTAGTCCTGAAGACCATGATCAGGAAGCCCAAAAAGCCCAACTCAGCCAACCGTAAATGTGCACGGGTTCGTCTCTCCAACGGTAAGGAGGCGGTGGTGTTTATCCCCGGTGAAGGACACAATCTCCAGGAGCACAATGTTGTTTTGGTACAAGGAGGCAGGACGCAAGATCTGCCAGGTGTCAAGCTCACAGTAGTCAGGGGTAAATATGACTGTGCCCATGTCGTGAAGAAGAAGCACTAA